Proteins encoded in a region of the Hymenobacter sp. DG25B genome:
- a CDS encoding HAD domain-containing protein, whose protein sequence is MSKVIFLDIDGVLLPTTYARFLEQAEHLSRGTAVGQDDFMEHFAPYCVANVQKLARVTGARIVFTSVRKADRPDGPTWLQAMWASRYSSPPVLGATPTLDNQQYRRGDEIRHWLSAHHCEQYVILDDMGPAHFHTEQLSFLIQCDEKWGFTTVELARALITLRCLDRPTTATSY, encoded by the coding sequence GTGTCGAAAGTTATATTCCTTGATATTGATGGCGTGCTTCTGCCCACCACCTACGCCCGGTTTCTGGAGCAGGCGGAGCACTTAAGCCGGGGCACAGCCGTGGGGCAAGATGACTTCATGGAGCATTTTGCGCCATACTGCGTAGCCAATGTGCAGAAGCTGGCGCGCGTTACCGGAGCCCGTATCGTGTTCACTAGCGTGCGCAAAGCCGACCGGCCCGACGGGCCCACGTGGCTGCAGGCCATGTGGGCCTCCCGGTATAGCAGCCCCCCCGTGCTGGGAGCCACGCCTACCCTGGACAACCAACAGTACCGGCGCGGCGATGAAATCAGGCACTGGCTGTCCGCACATCACTGCGAGCAATATGTCATACTGGACGACATGGGACCGGCGCACTTCCATACCGAGCAGCTGTCTTTCTTGATTCAGTGCGATGAAAAATGGGGGTTTACCACGGTAGAGCTAGCGCGGGCCCTGATTACGCTACGCTGCCTTGACCGGCCGACTACTGCAACCTCTTACTAG
- a CDS encoding ATP-dependent helicase: protein MLDGTSPQPSFTTEFARLNARQREAVTHPDGPVLVVAGPGTGKTQLLAARVAWLLQQPDARPQEILCLTYTEAAARNMRERLLRFIGPAAHRVAIHTFHSFGQLIIGENADRLGYHELTVASELEIELLFRELLDGLPQGHLLRRDTGSDPYYEIKRLKPLLEAMNREGWSEALLAQKLEEYRLSLPLDDEYIYKVAVKSKGANASDVNQAKLAKEEERIELTRAAIELFEPYRRALLARQRYTYDDMLGWATKLLKDDEGLLQSYQERFQHFLVDEYQDTNGAQSQLLHLLAGYWDCPSVLAVGDDDQSIYRFQGASVANVLDFTRRYPSARIVVLEENYRSSEAVLTAAGALIAHNEERLTRQLPDIVKQLVARHPRFAASAVAAPVLRSYESPLHEAAHVAAEIVALHQSGWPAGGGAVLVHNHDQHELLARLLTAAGVPYHRSRKVNVLTTEPLAASLHRVLTYVGAALQPDPGVAEAALFNVLHLEALAVPPVELVRLAAGYRARHGHAHRDGVATALPWRDWAAQATTDDALAQALGLSAEGRAALRQALARLDGWVQAAASQPLPALLELVCLETLLPAHLVAHPHPRTYWP from the coding sequence ATGCTCGACGGAACCTCGCCTCAGCCCTCTTTTACCACCGAATTTGCCCGTCTCAACGCCCGCCAGCGGGAGGCCGTGACGCATCCCGACGGACCCGTGCTGGTGGTAGCCGGCCCCGGTACTGGTAAAACACAGCTGCTGGCCGCCCGGGTAGCCTGGCTGTTACAGCAGCCCGATGCCCGGCCCCAGGAAATTCTGTGCCTGACCTACACCGAGGCGGCGGCTCGTAATATGCGGGAACGACTCCTGCGCTTCATTGGGCCGGCGGCGCACCGGGTGGCCATCCACACGTTTCATAGCTTCGGGCAACTCATCATTGGCGAAAATGCCGACCGCTTGGGCTATCACGAGCTGACGGTAGCCTCGGAACTGGAAATCGAACTACTCTTCCGGGAGCTGCTCGATGGCCTACCACAGGGGCACCTGTTACGCCGCGACACGGGCAGCGACCCGTATTACGAGATAAAACGGCTCAAGCCGTTGCTGGAAGCCATGAACCGGGAGGGCTGGAGCGAAGCCCTGCTGGCCCAAAAGCTGGAAGAGTACCGCCTGAGTCTGCCGCTCGATGACGAGTATATCTACAAGGTAGCGGTGAAATCGAAGGGGGCCAATGCCAGTGATGTCAACCAAGCCAAGCTGGCCAAGGAAGAGGAGCGCATCGAGCTTACCAGGGCCGCAATTGAGCTGTTTGAGCCCTACCGCCGGGCGCTGCTGGCACGGCAACGCTACACTTACGACGATATGCTGGGCTGGGCCACCAAGCTGCTGAAAGACGATGAAGGCCTGCTCCAAAGCTACCAGGAACGGTTCCAGCACTTCCTGGTGGACGAGTACCAGGATACCAACGGGGCCCAGAGCCAGCTGCTGCACCTGCTGGCCGGGTATTGGGACTGCCCGAGCGTACTGGCGGTGGGCGACGATGACCAGAGCATCTACCGCTTCCAGGGAGCAAGCGTGGCCAACGTGCTCGACTTCACCCGGCGCTACCCCAGCGCCCGAATAGTCGTGCTGGAGGAGAACTACCGCTCGTCGGAGGCCGTGCTGACGGCGGCTGGGGCGCTGATAGCGCACAACGAGGAGCGCCTGACCCGGCAGCTGCCGGATATCGTTAAGCAGCTCGTTGCCCGGCACCCGCGCTTTGCGGCATCGGCGGTCGCCGCCCCGGTGCTGCGCAGCTACGAGAGCCCGCTGCACGAAGCCGCCCACGTAGCAGCCGAAATCGTCGCGCTCCACCAATCGGGCTGGCCCGCCGGCGGCGGCGCGGTGCTGGTGCATAACCACGACCAGCACGAGCTGCTGGCCCGCTTGCTGACGGCCGCCGGCGTGCCTTACCACCGCAGCCGCAAGGTGAATGTGCTGACCACTGAGCCGCTGGCCGCCAGCTTGCACCGGGTGCTGACCTACGTGGGCGCGGCGCTGCAGCCCGACCCGGGAGTGGCCGAGGCAGCCCTTTTCAACGTGCTGCACCTTGAGGCGCTGGCCGTGCCCCCGGTGGAGCTGGTGCGCCTGGCCGCTGGCTACCGCGCCCGGCACGGCCACGCCCACCGGGACGGCGTTGCCACGGCCCTGCCCTGGCGTGACTGGGCCGCGCAGGCAACTACCGACGATGCCTTGGCGCAGGCGCTGGGCTTGTCGGCCGAGGGCCGCGCCGCGTTACGGCAGGCCCTGGCCCGGCTCGACGGCTGGGTGCAAGCGGCTGCCAGCCAGCCCCTGCCGGCCCTGCTCGAATTGGTCTGCCTAGAAACGCTACTGCCCGCGCACCTGGTGGCCCACCCCCACCCGCGCACCTACTGGCCGTAG
- a CDS encoding PD-(D/E)XK nuclease family protein — translation MATWSRLAGTKEGLPVEQASGSDAARLQLLTAHAAKGLEFERVWVLGCQKSKWAKAHRNDGYKLPPLLQDAPGEAAAEEESRRLFFVAMTRAQEHLTLSYARTDDKGKDSSECLFVSELRVAIGLSEIACEVPAAVLEAARRQQLAPPPPAAPLPDPAVLSALLANFTLSATVLNAYLRCPIGCYYEQLLKVPGPRGEALLFGSAVHGALEDHFRLGQRQPEQPLGDAEALAASFAARFIRHRHELPTADFDRRQYAGKTLLRAYHARWHATWQPTAVVEHTVSRAVVPGGVALKGKLDRLDPRPDGAGHDVVDYKTGNPGNQSAKDNLLAAIPNPTASLADWHQDPKQRGGDYWRQGVFYHLLLTHDTEARFRPASVSFCYIKPIEKAGEAPEYARKRIVVTPEAEATVLAQIQAVDAAIRNHEFAHGCGECSWCQLRRNPAPALEPLTADRQQLNA, via the coding sequence ATGGCCACTTGGAGCCGCCTGGCGGGCACCAAAGAGGGGCTGCCTGTGGAGCAGGCCTCCGGCTCCGACGCGGCCCGCCTGCAGCTGCTCACCGCCCATGCAGCCAAAGGACTGGAATTTGAGCGGGTTTGGGTGTTGGGCTGCCAGAAAAGCAAGTGGGCCAAGGCCCACCGCAACGACGGTTACAAGCTGCCCCCCTTGTTGCAGGATGCCCCCGGCGAAGCAGCCGCGGAGGAGGAAAGCCGGCGGTTGTTTTTCGTGGCCATGACCCGGGCCCAGGAACACCTCACGCTGAGCTACGCCCGCACGGATGACAAAGGCAAGGACAGCAGCGAATGCCTGTTCGTCAGCGAGCTGCGAGTGGCCATCGGGCTGTCCGAAATTGCCTGCGAGGTGCCAGCGGCCGTGCTGGAAGCGGCCCGGCGGCAACAGCTGGCCCCGCCCCCGCCGGCCGCCCCCCTGCCCGACCCGGCCGTGCTCAGCGCCTTGCTGGCTAATTTCACGCTTAGCGCCACCGTGCTCAATGCCTACCTCAGATGCCCCATCGGCTGCTATTATGAGCAGCTCTTGAAAGTGCCCGGTCCCCGGGGGGAAGCACTGCTATTTGGCTCGGCGGTGCACGGGGCCCTCGAAGACCATTTTCGACTAGGCCAGCGCCAGCCGGAACAGCCGCTTGGTGATGCGGAGGCGCTGGCTGCCAGCTTCGCGGCGCGCTTTATCCGGCACCGGCACGAACTGCCGACAGCCGACTTTGACCGGCGGCAATACGCGGGTAAAACGCTGCTTCGGGCCTACCATGCCCGATGGCACGCTACCTGGCAACCCACCGCTGTAGTAGAGCATACCGTGAGCCGGGCCGTGGTGCCGGGCGGCGTGGCGCTCAAGGGCAAGCTCGACCGCCTCGACCCGCGCCCGGACGGGGCCGGGCACGACGTGGTGGACTACAAAACCGGCAACCCCGGCAATCAGTCCGCCAAGGATAACTTACTGGCTGCCATTCCCAACCCCACCGCCTCGCTGGCTGACTGGCACCAGGACCCGAAGCAACGTGGGGGCGACTACTGGCGGCAGGGCGTGTTCTACCACCTGCTGCTGACTCACGATACTGAAGCCCGTTTCCGGCCGGCCTCGGTTAGCTTCTGTTACATCAAACCGATTGAAAAAGCAGGCGAGGCGCCGGAGTATGCACGCAAGCGCATTGTGGTGACTCCCGAAGCCGAGGCTACTGTACTGGCCCAGATTCAGGCCGTCGACGCCGCCATCCGCAACCATGAGTTTGCCCACGGCTGCGGTGAGTGCAGTTGGTGCCAGCTTCGCCGCAACCCCGCCCCTGCCCTTGAGCCATTAACAGCAGATAGGCAGCAGCTCAATGCGTAA